The following are from one region of the Chloracidobacterium sp. genome:
- a CDS encoding DUF2695 domain-containing protein, whose translation MAILRKREIDNLEQLSGDELSEFLAAMPARQDSISGLLDHVEDELYESECNHSLQHSMKFMMDNGLDFGKLTNWLTRNGGYCDCKVLEQIAPIWRAKFGDD comes from the coding sequence ATGGCAATTTTACGAAAGCGCGAGATCGATAATCTCGAACAACTTTCCGGCGACGAACTGTCGGAGTTTCTGGCGGCGATGCCGGCCCGTCAAGATTCGATAAGCGGACTGCTCGATCATGTCGAAGACGAACTTTACGAATCAGAATGCAATCACAGTCTACAGCATTCGATGAAATTCATGATGGATAACGGTCTCGATTTTGGTAAGTTGACCAACTGGCTAACGAGAAACGGCGGCTATTGCGATTGTAAAGTTCTCGAACAGATCGCTCCGATATGGAGAGCGAAGTTTGGCGACGATTGA
- a CDS encoding putative DNA binding domain-containing protein has product MPRRRFRHSPRFDTPAERSHQEYLHNQSAQITTRTELLRLIRGGEDTYLELKVKLSNPERITQGIVALANTDGGTIIFGVNDQLRIEGVSNPEDVQQEINRICRDEIVPPIVPLIDCIAFDSGKRIVALDVEAKRRPYRTRDGRFYMRFGSEKREVSREQLSMWLDEIRPLGYENIPLFTANEDDFDDGLLWTFARGFDDFNPVSNLYDTKEFIKKDLLMAAGNSDEFFPTVAALVLFGKADRIEAMFPRSVVFIARYSGDNGNAQLVERQEIRGNLLHQFEGILAFVQRYCDLVKDKPKRSVSDVDSPVKARSNFHVYAVREAIANLLVHRDFVLRDVLTRINIYESSIEFVNGRRTNGFVPPASRAIRFGITQRLNPQISSVFARREYGANVPRGGLPMVLKQSERISGKRAEVYTSNDEFKLKIHGT; this is encoded by the coding sequence ATGCCGCGAAGACGATTCCGACACAGTCCGAGGTTTGACACCCCCGCCGAGCGTTCTCATCAGGAGTACCTTCACAACCAATCCGCACAGATAACGACACGGACCGAATTGCTTCGACTGATCCGTGGCGGTGAGGACACTTACCTCGAACTCAAAGTAAAGCTTTCGAATCCGGAAAGGATCACTCAGGGCATTGTAGCTTTAGCGAATACTGACGGCGGAACCATCATCTTTGGTGTGAATGATCAACTACGCATTGAAGGTGTGAGTAATCCTGAGGATGTTCAACAAGAGATCAATCGAATATGTCGCGACGAGATCGTCCCTCCTATCGTTCCGTTGATCGACTGCATTGCATTTGACAGCGGTAAGCGAATCGTCGCACTTGATGTCGAGGCAAAGCGTCGTCCCTATCGTACACGTGACGGCCGCTTTTATATGCGGTTCGGCTCCGAGAAGCGGGAAGTTTCAAGGGAACAGCTGTCGATGTGGCTGGACGAGATAAGACCGCTCGGATACGAAAACATTCCTCTTTTTACCGCGAATGAAGACGATTTTGACGACGGATTACTTTGGACATTCGCTCGCGGTTTTGATGACTTCAATCCTGTATCAAACCTTTACGATACTAAGGAATTTATTAAGAAGGACCTGCTAATGGCGGCTGGAAACTCCGATGAGTTCTTTCCGACCGTTGCCGCGCTCGTGCTGTTCGGCAAGGCCGACCGAATCGAGGCTATGTTTCCGCGATCGGTTGTATTCATCGCACGTTACTCGGGCGATAATGGGAATGCACAACTCGTAGAGCGCCAAGAGATCCGCGGCAACCTGCTTCATCAATTTGAAGGAATCCTCGCGTTTGTGCAGCGCTACTGCGATCTCGTCAAGGACAAGCCAAAACGATCCGTTTCAGACGTTGATTCTCCGGTCAAGGCACGTTCAAACTTTCATGTCTATGCTGTTCGCGAGGCCATCGCTAACTTGTTGGTTCACCGCGATTTTGTGCTTCGCGATGTGCTGACGCGGATCAATATATATGAAAGTTCGATTGAATTCGTAAACGGCAGGCGGACCAACGGATTCGTCCCGCCGGCTTCTCGCGCGATCAGATTCGGTATAACGCAGCGTTTGAATCCACAGATTTCATCGGTATTCGCACGTCGTGAGTACGGAGCCAATGTTCCCCGAGGCGGCCTGCCGATGGTCCTCAAGCAATCCGAGCGTATCTCCGGAAAGCGGGCAGAAGTCTACACCTCCAATGACGAATTCAAATTGAAGATCCACGGAACCTAG
- the uvrA gene encoding excinuclease ABC subunit UvrA, with translation MPAVKQIEEAIVVRGARVHNLKNISVSLPHNKLTVITGVSGSGKSSLAFDTIYAEGQRRYVESLSAYARQFLERMDKPDVDEITGIAPAIAIRQKNSTRNPRSTVATQTEIYDYLGLLYARAGQTICHVCGREVKKDSPESAADEILDTLAEGTRFYVLFPILQGISGKTEKTKGRSKPKASASDLSVSAFLISLLQQGFSRLFRNGETIELQRPEDYCFDDFEDTFVLIDRLKASSDIRQRLVDSLETCFREGHAAIIRSGGALTGDSTKIGPGKTSDRPVIEILNYSDRFICKYDGTEYEIPEPQLFSFNSPVGACPTCQGFGNTIGVDYGLVIPNPLFSLKDGAIEPFTRPQHAWAQKELLKYASSANIDTRIPFADLPDFQQNCIIYGDEGWRGIKGFFQWLETKKYKLHVRVFLAKYRGYTRCPDCNGARLRHEARDVKIGGRSLPEILNLSIDDAFRYFNELTLTEEQAKIAEKLLLEVRRRLEFLVNVGLEYLSLDRLAATLSGGEAQRIQLATNLGSLLVGTLYVLDEPSIGLHPRDNGRLISILKDLRDIGNTVLVVEHDEETIRAADHIIDIGIYAGEHGGELVFEGTLPRLLKNSDSLTARYLRGDAEIKIPKTRMKAEKGKIRIEGAREHNLRDVTVDFPLGMLVAVTGVSGSGKSTLVHDVLFAGIKKQRGEWNSHVGLFRDITGHELIDDIVLVDQSPIGRTPRSNPVTYIKAYDAIRDVFAGTQSAKTKGYNSSHFSFNVPGGRCEICQGSGTVTVEMQFLADVELTCEVCRGTRFKEEILNIKYKGKSIAEALELTVREAIHFFKEVNKLVSRLKVLEAVGLGYLRLGQSATTLSGGEAQRVKLASYLSQKTNSKTLFVFDEPTTGLHFDDINKLLAAFRALLEAGASIIVIEHNMDVIKTADYVIDLGPEGGVGGGQIVAVGTPEEIAGVPSSHTGQFLSGILR, from the coding sequence ATGCCGGCTGTAAAACAAATCGAAGAGGCGATCGTTGTCCGCGGCGCACGCGTTCACAATCTCAAGAACATTTCGGTATCGCTGCCGCACAACAAGCTGACCGTGATCACGGGTGTTTCCGGCTCGGGCAAATCGAGCCTCGCATTCGATACGATCTATGCCGAGGGCCAGCGCCGTTACGTTGAATCGCTCTCGGCCTACGCACGTCAATTCCTCGAGCGGATGGATAAGCCTGACGTCGACGAGATCACCGGCATCGCTCCAGCGATCGCGATCCGACAAAAGAACTCAACCCGTAATCCACGCTCGACGGTTGCGACACAAACCGAGATCTACGATTATTTGGGGCTGCTCTATGCGCGTGCAGGCCAGACGATCTGCCACGTCTGCGGTCGCGAAGTAAAGAAGGACTCCCCAGAGTCTGCTGCCGATGAGATCTTAGATACTCTTGCCGAGGGAACGAGATTTTATGTTCTCTTTCCAATACTTCAGGGAATCTCCGGTAAAACTGAAAAAACCAAGGGTCGGTCAAAACCCAAAGCATCTGCGAGTGACCTAAGTGTATCTGCGTTTCTTATATCCCTTCTTCAGCAAGGATTTTCGCGCTTGTTCCGAAACGGCGAAACGATCGAACTTCAGAGGCCCGAGGACTATTGTTTCGACGACTTTGAAGACACATTTGTACTTATCGACCGTCTAAAGGCCTCGTCGGATATTCGCCAGCGCCTTGTTGACTCGCTCGAGACATGTTTCCGCGAAGGCCACGCTGCGATCATACGATCAGGTGGTGCGTTGACCGGAGATTCGACAAAAATTGGCCCTGGAAAAACGAGTGATAGACCCGTAATAGAGATCCTCAATTATTCGGACCGATTCATCTGCAAATACGACGGTACCGAATACGAAATTCCTGAACCACAGCTTTTCAGCTTCAATTCGCCAGTTGGTGCTTGCCCTACATGCCAGGGATTTGGAAACACGATCGGTGTTGACTATGGGTTGGTCATTCCAAACCCCTTGTTCTCTTTGAAAGACGGGGCGATCGAGCCTTTCACAAGACCACAACACGCATGGGCGCAGAAAGAACTCCTTAAATACGCATCGTCAGCGAACATAGATACGCGGATACCTTTTGCCGATCTTCCTGACTTTCAACAGAACTGCATTATTTATGGAGATGAAGGCTGGCGCGGGATCAAGGGCTTCTTTCAGTGGCTGGAAACCAAGAAATATAAGCTCCACGTAAGGGTGTTCCTTGCAAAGTATCGTGGATATACGAGGTGTCCGGACTGCAACGGTGCCCGTTTGCGGCACGAGGCTCGCGATGTAAAGATCGGCGGGCGTTCACTGCCAGAGATCCTCAACCTTTCGATCGATGATGCATTCCGTTATTTCAATGAACTCACGCTCACGGAAGAACAGGCGAAGATAGCAGAAAAGCTCCTATTGGAGGTCCGACGTCGACTCGAGTTTCTTGTGAACGTCGGGCTTGAGTATTTATCTCTTGATCGCCTGGCAGCAACGTTGTCAGGCGGTGAAGCGCAGCGCATTCAGCTTGCTACAAATCTTGGATCACTTCTCGTCGGAACGCTTTACGTGCTCGATGAACCTAGTATCGGCCTTCACCCACGCGACAACGGACGGCTGATTTCTATTCTTAAGGATCTGCGTGACATCGGAAACACCGTTTTGGTCGTCGAACACGACGAAGAGACGATCCGTGCAGCCGATCATATAATCGATATTGGTATCTACGCAGGTGAACACGGTGGCGAACTTGTTTTTGAGGGAACGCTTCCAAGGCTCCTTAAGAATTCAGATTCGCTTACCGCGAGATACCTTAGGGGCGACGCTGAGATCAAGATTCCAAAAACACGAATGAAAGCGGAAAAGGGAAAGATCCGCATCGAGGGTGCCCGAGAGCACAACCTTAGGGATGTAACGGTCGATTTCCCGCTTGGAATGTTGGTCGCGGTCACAGGAGTTTCGGGTTCGGGCAAGTCCACGCTTGTGCATGATGTACTTTTCGCCGGGATCAAAAAGCAGCGAGGTGAATGGAATTCGCACGTCGGACTTTTTCGAGATATCACGGGGCATGAACTGATCGACGATATAGTCTTGGTCGACCAATCGCCGATCGGCCGAACGCCCCGTTCCAATCCGGTTACCTATATCAAGGCATACGATGCGATCCGCGATGTCTTTGCCGGAACTCAGTCGGCTAAGACCAAGGGGTATAATTCGTCACATTTTTCTTTCAATGTGCCAGGCGGACGGTGCGAAATATGTCAGGGCAGCGGTACCGTTACCGTAGAGATGCAGTTTTTAGCGGATGTTGAACTGACATGTGAGGTGTGTCGCGGAACAAGATTCAAGGAAGAGATTCTCAACATAAAATACAAGGGAAAGAGCATAGCTGAGGCTCTAGAACTTACCGTCCGCGAAGCGATCCACTTTTTCAAGGAAGTCAATAAACTCGTTTCACGACTAAAGGTACTCGAGGCCGTTGGGCTCGGTTACTTGAGGCTCGGGCAATCGGCCACGACCCTCAGCGGCGGCGAAGCTCAACGCGTGAAGCTCGCATCGTACCTTTCGCAAAAGACCAATTCGAAGACTCTCTTCGTCTTTGACGAGCCGACAACCGGACTTCATTTCGATGACATAAACAAACTGCTTGCCGCATTTCGGGCGTTGCTGGAAGCCGGCGCGAGCATTATTGTGATCGAGCACAACATGGATGTCATCAAAACCGCGGACTACGTGATCGACCTCGGACCCGAAGGCGGCGTCGGCGGTGGTCAGATCGTCGCGGTCGGAACTCCTGAAGAGATAGCGGGTGTTCCGTCGTCACACACCGGACAATTCCTCAGCGGTATCCTGAGATAA
- a CDS encoding molybdopterin molybdotransferase MoeA — protein sequence MNDLRSEMISAQKAMKIIAREATGLGPERIDLHNSVGRVLAEDVVADTDMPPFDRSQMDGYAVVAADTKDVPAVLKLVGESAAGRGWKGRLKAGEAVRIMTGAPLPAGADAVQKIELTREADGTVIIDKPTAKGRFVVPKGKEVAKGKVVLRRGERLTASNIAVPAAFGYAKLKVSKRPRVAILATGTEIVPIAKRPKPDQIRNSNSLMLATLCQAAGAETVIRPTVGDKLADLTAAIASAARSADLVITTGGVSVGKYDLTKEAIAGLGAEIFFEKVKLKPGKPTVFARMKRSYFFGLPGNPVSAAVTFHLFVRRALMLMQSASAIDLPSGFAIVEGEANGTRERDSYLPAIVATDANGRLLAVPLRWHGSSDFIGFASAEALVRIPAGGSLTSGEVCEVLFL from the coding sequence ATGAACGATCTCCGATCTGAAATGATCTCAGCGCAGAAGGCAATGAAGATCATCGCCCGTGAGGCGACCGGGCTCGGTCCGGAACGGATCGATCTTCACAATTCGGTCGGCCGCGTTCTTGCGGAGGATGTCGTTGCGGATACGGACATGCCACCGTTTGACCGGTCGCAGATGGATGGCTATGCGGTGGTTGCGGCTGATACTAAAGACGTTCCGGCGGTGCTGAAGCTGGTTGGCGAATCGGCCGCCGGCCGCGGCTGGAAGGGACGGCTTAAAGCCGGCGAGGCCGTCAGAATAATGACCGGAGCACCGCTGCCCGCTGGGGCTGATGCCGTGCAAAAGATCGAGCTCACGCGTGAAGCCGACGGCACCGTCATCATCGATAAGCCGACTGCAAAGGGCCGCTTTGTCGTCCCTAAGGGCAAAGAGGTCGCGAAGGGCAAGGTCGTGCTTCGCCGGGGTGAGCGGCTCACTGCATCCAATATTGCCGTTCCGGCCGCCTTCGGTTACGCAAAGTTGAAGGTTTCGAAGAGGCCGCGTGTCGCCATTCTCGCCACCGGGACGGAGATCGTGCCTATTGCAAAACGCCCGAAGCCCGACCAGATACGCAACTCCAACTCATTAATGCTCGCCACGCTTTGCCAGGCAGCAGGGGCCGAGACGGTCATTCGTCCGACGGTCGGCGACAAGCTTGCCGACCTGACCGCCGCCATCGCATCGGCCGCGAGATCCGCCGATCTAGTCATCACCACCGGTGGCGTTTCGGTTGGCAAATACGACCTGACAAAGGAAGCGATCGCCGGGCTCGGTGCGGAGATATTTTTCGAAAAAGTGAAGCTCAAGCCCGGCAAACCGACCGTTTTCGCACGGATGAAGAGGTCATATTTCTTCGGCCTTCCCGGCAATCCGGTCTCTGCCGCTGTTACGTTTCATCTCTTCGTCCGGCGGGCATTGATGCTCATGCAGTCCGCTTCAGCCATCGACCTGCCATCGGGCTTCGCTATCGTCGAGGGCGAGGCAAATGGCACCCGCGAACGCGATTCTTATCTCCCCGCTATCGTCGCGACCGACGCAAATGGCCGCCTGCTCGCGGTTCCGCTCCGCTGGCATGGCTCATCGGATTTCATTGGCTTTGCGAGTGCAGAAGCTCTTGTCCGCATTCCCGCCGGCGGTTCCCTCACCTCCGGCGAGGTGTGCGAAGTGCTTTTCCTCTGA
- a CDS encoding L,D-transpeptidase family protein, with protein sequence MNNLPILLSILTLVGVAAGQIKSPQPPPVKTPFAESLQAVVVTSKDWEATQGTARLFERTNPRAKWKSVGDQFAVVVGRSGMAWAIDSAPENITEFKKEGDGKAPAGMFPLTFVFGSATKPEQLEFPYTKIEQFTECVDDPKSTHYNKIVDRMKVGIFDWKSSEKMLEVGEEYGLGVFVAYNSFPVRPENGSCIFLHVWKDASTPTAGCTAMERLDLERLITWLDASKTPYLVQMPDGELKKFRNKWKLPKI encoded by the coding sequence ATGAACAATCTGCCGATCCTACTTTCGATCCTGACGCTCGTAGGGGTTGCGGCTGGACAGATCAAGTCGCCGCAACCACCGCCGGTCAAAACACCATTTGCCGAATCGCTTCAAGCCGTTGTTGTTACCTCTAAGGATTGGGAAGCGACGCAAGGCACAGCTCGGCTTTTTGAGCGGACCAACCCGCGGGCAAAATGGAAGTCGGTAGGCGATCAGTTCGCAGTGGTTGTCGGGCGTTCGGGCATGGCATGGGCGATCGATTCAGCACCTGAGAACATCACAGAATTCAAAAAGGAAGGCGACGGAAAAGCCCCAGCAGGGATGTTCCCGCTCACGTTCGTTTTTGGGTCGGCAACGAAACCGGAACAACTAGAATTCCCGTACACAAAGATCGAGCAGTTCACCGAGTGTGTCGACGACCCGAAATCGACCCACTACAACAAGATCGTCGATCGAATGAAGGTTGGGATCTTCGATTGGAAAAGTTCTGAGAAGATGCTCGAGGTCGGCGAAGAATACGGCCTCGGGGTCTTTGTGGCCTACAACTCTTTCCCGGTGCGTCCTGAGAACGGTTCTTGTATATTCCTTCACGTGTGGAAAGATGCCTCGACCCCGACTGCCGGATGTACGGCCATGGAACGCCTCGATCTTGAGCGATTAATAACGTGGCTCGACGCGTCAAAGACCCCTTACCTAGTCCAAATGCCTGACGGTGAACTCAAAAAGTTTCGAAATAAATGGAAACTGCCGAAAATCTGA
- a CDS encoding M50 family metallopeptidase, which produces MEYKVAKDAEPQFTLLLIATLISIGLWVASWFLPFVSYLVYPLQLFATFIHEGGHVLATLLTGNSVQSLTVSPDTSGAVWSQGSGWLSQLFISSSGYLGTTAFGAGLLAWKRYGFSSRYALYGCAAIIAVLTAGFGFMAPILNLFATVTFGGMLFTVFSGAFIASALVAIAKYAEIRWVNFALAFIAVQVLLNAVFSLVDLFFISTLTSSHSDAVNMAAATGIPAMLWVVIWIVISLAMISVGLRIYTVSKSSSTAESLFEDQ; this is translated from the coding sequence ATGGAATATAAAGTTGCAAAAGACGCCGAACCTCAGTTCACACTGTTGTTGATCGCAACGCTGATCAGCATCGGGCTGTGGGTCGCTTCGTGGTTCTTACCGTTTGTGTCTTATCTCGTTTATCCACTGCAGCTGTTCGCGACATTCATACATGAAGGCGGCCACGTTCTTGCAACTTTGTTAACCGGAAATTCTGTACAAAGCCTGACCGTTTCGCCAGACACCAGCGGTGCGGTATGGTCACAGGGTTCGGGTTGGTTATCGCAGCTGTTTATATCCAGTTCGGGCTATTTAGGCACCACCGCTTTCGGTGCAGGACTTTTGGCCTGGAAGCGTTACGGGTTTTCATCCCGATACGCGTTGTACGGGTGTGCGGCGATCATCGCGGTTCTCACAGCTGGATTCGGGTTCATGGCCCCGATCCTTAATCTGTTCGCGACCGTCACGTTCGGCGGCATGTTGTTCACAGTCTTTTCCGGAGCTTTCATCGCTTCCGCGCTGGTCGCGATCGCAAAGTACGCAGAGATAAGGTGGGTAAATTTCGCGCTCGCGTTCATAGCGGTCCAAGTTTTACTTAATGCTGTCTTTAGCCTCGTAGACCTGTTTTTCATTTCTACGTTAACAAGCAGCCATTCTGATGCCGTGAACATGGCCGCCGCCACTGGCATTCCGGCCATGCTCTGGGTCGTTATATGGATCGTCATCTCGCTCGCTATGATCTCGGTCGGGTTGAGAATTTATACTGTTTCAAAGAGCTCTTCGACTGCAGAATCTCTTTTCGAGGATCAGTAG
- a CDS encoding MFS transporter, with protein sequence MLLDLSPLRVSRDYRLLFFGQLISFFGSMMTFIVVPWQMYQLTGSSAMVGYIYLAEFVPMVILAFVGGALADYFDKRRLLRLTEFGQGLASAILLINSLSSNPRIWVLFLCVALQAGLAAIQRPAFESFIQKVIPPDLMSAVMALNSIRWSIGAIISPAIAGLIAVKLGPSFAYALDLVSFGGTIYAVYAISAVESPENAERPSLRSIKNAWKYAFSRKELLGTYFIDIAAMFFAMPQALYPALAVYFGEQYVGFFPAAIAAGALLASVTSGWTKTVHRHGVMVTGAAVLWGAAIVGFGFSDSVVIALLFLAAAGFFDMISGIFRGAIWNQTIPNHLRGRLASIEMISYLTGPMLGSAKMGIVAERFGVKGALISGGLLCVVSVVGAAILLPKFIAYDGREGVKQKEREEAERAEMLRLSEAEF encoded by the coding sequence ATGCTGCTCGACCTATCACCACTCAGGGTCTCTCGTGACTACCGACTCCTTTTTTTCGGCCAACTGATCTCGTTCTTCGGCTCGATGATGACGTTTATCGTCGTCCCGTGGCAGATGTATCAGCTAACGGGTTCATCGGCAATGGTTGGCTATATCTATCTTGCTGAGTTTGTTCCGATGGTGATCCTGGCGTTCGTCGGCGGGGCACTCGCCGACTATTTCGATAAACGCCGTCTTTTGCGACTCACAGAATTCGGACAAGGTTTGGCTTCTGCGATTTTGCTTATCAATTCGCTTTCATCGAATCCTCGGATCTGGGTTTTGTTTCTTTGTGTCGCACTACAAGCGGGGTTGGCCGCAATTCAAAGGCCTGCGTTCGAATCATTCATCCAAAAGGTCATCCCGCCAGATTTGATGTCTGCGGTCATGGCTCTCAATTCGATCAGATGGAGTATCGGTGCGATCATTAGCCCTGCGATCGCGGGGTTGATCGCCGTGAAACTCGGGCCATCGTTCGCATATGCACTTGATCTGGTTTCGTTTGGCGGAACGATCTACGCAGTATACGCGATCTCCGCGGTGGAATCCCCTGAAAACGCCGAAAGACCCAGCTTGAGGTCGATCAAAAACGCGTGGAAATATGCCTTTAGCAGAAAGGAACTCTTAGGAACATATTTTATCGACATTGCGGCGATGTTCTTCGCAATGCCGCAGGCCCTTTATCCGGCGCTCGCTGTCTATTTCGGTGAACAGTATGTCGGGTTTTTTCCCGCTGCCATCGCCGCGGGTGCGTTGCTCGCGAGTGTCACTTCAGGCTGGACCAAGACAGTTCATCGGCATGGCGTGATGGTGACAGGGGCAGCGGTGCTTTGGGGTGCGGCGATCGTCGGTTTCGGTTTTTCGGACAGCGTCGTCATCGCACTGCTCTTTCTCGCCGCGGCTGGTTTTTTTGACATGATATCGGGGATCTTCAGAGGTGCGATCTGGAACCAAACCATCCCAAACCATCTTCGCGGGCGCTTGGCAAGCATCGAGATGATAAGCTATTTGACAGGTCCGATGCTCGGAAGCGCCAAGATGGGAATCGTTGCCGAAAGATTTGGTGTGAAGGGGGCACTGATCTCTGGCGGCCTCCTGTGTGTTGTTTCGGTCGTCGGTGCGGCAATATTGCTTCCGAAGTTCATTGCATACGACGGCAGGGAGGGCGTGAAACAAAAGGAACGCGAAGAGGCGGAAAGGGCTGAAATGTTGAGACTGTCTGAAGCAGAATTCTAA
- a CDS encoding aminopeptidase P family protein — MEVREGWLRKRLGTLLPGMMKRHGIDMWIVVNEEFNSDPVTPHITPPIPIVGRRDVFIFIDRGETIERIAMVRYDEERLKNHYRMVMPARDKFGEELKKIVDERAPKTIALNIGGSRGQQSGLSYDSYRFLAGSLGAENEKKFISAADLLVEFFDTRLPEELEHYRNAVAATELIARRAFSNEVITPGKTTVGDVRWWMLEQVNKLGLTVWFQPDLRIQRQKAQTETTGPFLSTASEAEVIMPGDLLHVDFGLNYMGLSTDWQKHAYVLKPGESAAPAGLTAALKNTNRLHDILFSIARAGMTGTEVYEKTMAEAKKQGIEAMIYSHPIGTHGHGLGPSIDFRGNIGGGGNKVILGSYMSIELNTSTPVAEWGGQKVTMMAEDDAVMTPTGYEFIRPRQTEISIIK, encoded by the coding sequence ATGGAGGTACGGGAGGGTTGGTTGCGGAAGCGGTTAGGGACGCTTTTGCCGGGGATGATGAAGCGGCATGGTATCGATATGTGGATCGTTGTGAATGAGGAATTTAACAGCGACCCCGTAACGCCGCACATCACGCCGCCGATACCGATAGTCGGCCGGCGGGATGTTTTCATCTTCATCGACCGCGGTGAAACGATCGAGCGGATCGCGATGGTCCGCTATGACGAGGAGCGGCTCAAGAACCATTACCGGATGGTGATGCCCGCCCGCGATAAATTTGGCGAGGAGCTGAAAAAGATCGTCGATGAGCGCGCGCCGAAAACGATCGCGCTCAACATCGGCGGCAGCCGCGGGCAGCAGAGCGGGCTTTCTTATGATTCCTACCGCTTCCTGGCGGGATCGCTCGGTGCCGAGAATGAAAAGAAGTTCATTTCGGCGGCCGATCTGCTCGTTGAGTTTTTTGACACGCGGCTGCCCGAGGAGCTTGAGCATTATCGCAACGCCGTCGCGGCTACCGAGTTGATCGCCCGCCGTGCTTTCTCAAATGAGGTGATAACGCCGGGCAAAACGACGGTCGGCGACGTTCGCTGGTGGATGCTTGAGCAGGTCAATAAGCTTGGGCTGACGGTTTGGTTCCAGCCCGATCTCCGCATCCAGCGGCAGAAGGCACAAACTGAAACGACCGGCCCTTTCCTGAGCACGGCAAGCGAAGCTGAGGTGATAATGCCAGGCGATCTCCTCCATGTTGATTTCGGCCTGAACTACATGGGACTCTCCACCGACTGGCAAAAGCACGCCTACGTATTGAAACCGGGCGAAAGCGCAGCACCTGCAGGTTTAACGGCGGCACTTAAGAACACAAACCGCCTTCACGACATCCTTTTCAGCATCGCTCGAGCAGGAATGACCGGAACCGAGGTCTACGAAAAAACGATGGCCGAAGCCAAGAAACAAGGCATCGAGGCGATGATCTATTCGCACCCGATCGGCACGCACGGCCACGGCCTCGGGCCCTCGATCGATTTTCGCGGCAACATCGGCGGCGGCGGGAACAAGGTCATCCTCGGCTCGTATATGTCCATCGAGCTCAACACCTCAACGCCGGTCGCCGAATGGGGCGGGCAAAAGGTCACAATGATGGCCGAAGACGACGCCGTAATGACCCCAACCGGATACGAGTTCATTCGACCGCGCCAGACCGAGATCTCCATTATAAAATAA
- the moaC gene encoding cyclic pyranopterin monophosphate synthase MoaC: MSELSHFDESGRTRMVDVSGKEPTKRVAVASGRVLLSPETVAKLRANETPKGDPLEIARIAGIMAAKRTSELIPLCHQVPLSKVNIEARLTDSGIELRAQAITTSPTGVEMEALTAVSIAALTVYDMCKAVQRDIEITDIRLESKAGGKQDYNRS; the protein is encoded by the coding sequence ATGAGCGAACTCTCGCATTTTGATGAAAGCGGACGCACCCGGATGGTCGATGTTTCCGGCAAGGAGCCAACGAAACGCGTCGCAGTCGCCTCGGGCCGCGTACTGCTCTCGCCGGAGACGGTCGCAAAGCTTCGCGCCAATGAAACGCCAAAGGGTGACCCGCTTGAGATCGCCAGAATTGCGGGAATAATGGCCGCAAAACGCACCTCCGAGCTTATTCCGCTCTGCCATCAGGTACCGCTTTCAAAGGTAAATATCGAGGCTCGGCTGACGGATTCGGGCATCGAACTTCGTGCCCAGGCCATCACAACTTCGCCGACCGGCGTCGAGATGGAAGCGCTCACAGCCGTTTCGATAGCAGCCCTGACCGTCTATGACATGTGCAAGGCCGTTCAGCGGGATATCGAGATAACGGACATCCGGCTCGAATCGAAGGCCGGCGGCAAACAAGACTACAACAGAAGCTAG